The Populus trichocarpa isolate Nisqually-1 chromosome 18, P.trichocarpa_v4.1, whole genome shotgun sequence genomic interval tgacacgtcaaaaattctaattagttgaaattttttgtttctacaAATGTAATTGCTTCCCATGACGGAGGATATTGGAGGGAAGGACAATACTTATGGTTATGATGAGTCAATGATGGATTTGCCATAATTAGACTACATAGATAGTCTTCTAGGGATATTTATGGATAGATGAGACAAGACTAAACCCATGAAAAGGTCTAGATTGCGCAAACCGAtcaacttgataaaaaaaaaattcataactttCAATTGATCATTAAATCGCACTCAGATTTAGCTAGACGGTTTAAAAGGTCCAGCTTTACATGAGAGTTGGCTGAATAAAATCTATCGATACTTGGAAGGCCTTCAAATTAGACCCTAAAAGTGCTATCCATgccaattttgttatttctctttatttttatatttcctagtttattagtaattttattttatttttttatttttaattacaactCTTAATTTCCTATCTtgtttgggttgtttttttttatttatttgacttGTAAAGAGACAAAATAATCGAAAAGAATTTTATGTGGTGACCTTTTTTCGCagaattttatattattgtgcTGGTGATCtttcttatattgttttcatCAATGTCATTGATCCACTCCTCTGGAAGTTTCGGTTTTGGAAAAGTTCATCAATGTGTGATCTGATCCCTTTTTCCTATCCACTGCGATCAAGAACCAATTCTCAAAGTTCAATAAGATAGCGTTACCAAAACGGTTTAGGAGAAATGGTCAAGATGAACAGAACTACACAGAAAAATATtagacaataacaaaaatatatcagAATAGAAAGAAAGCTTCGTGAATGTTGTCTCATCTGGTTGTAATAGTAGGAAAACTTCAGAATATTTagaattgtaatttaaaaaaatcctcGTTTTCTATCTTTCACTGTACATTGCATCAAACTATCTTTGTTTGTTTacatttttaacaaaaagatgaaatcaCACAGAGAGGATACAGAATTGGTCAAGATTAGGCCCTTTTAGGATAagcaatcaagaaaataaactttCTACGTAGCTTCAACTTGAGAAAGTGGCGTTTGGTTTCAATTCTTATTCATGCTTCTTCCTCTAGGAGGAGAAGAAGGTTGAGCTTTAAtggttcaaattaaaattttcaattgtaGCCATTGAACATGTTGAATCGATAATCAAAACAAGTCTAGGTGTTGAAACCTGAAAGGTTCAGAACTCAGAAGTTATGGTTCTGATGAAGATATTGATAAGAGGGCAGAGATTTTATTTGCTAACTTTGGATGGTAACGGTTGATGGAAAGGATattgattttaagaaaattttcttGAGGCTAGTATCATTTCTTTTCCCCAAAGAAATTTTTGTATCAATTCTATCCCCAAACAATTTTGGTTTCTCTATTACAACTCCTTAATTGAAAATCTTAAGTTCCCTAAAAATGATTTGCTCATTGCAAAAACAAAGTACAATTTGGATGGATATATGACCAAATCTGAATGGAATGGCTTGACTGGGTATTTCTGAAACTTTGAGGACAGAATTGATACAACAATTTGTTGGGGCCAGGAATTCTGTTCTTATAAAGTCATTAGTTGTATCGTATGATGAATTGAATACAGCAATATTTGTAAATATCATCAGGGAAAATCCAGTTCAAATGTTAGTTGTCAGGAATTATCAGCAGCAAGACATATGTACCAGTCTATAACAAACGTTTCCATACAAAAAATTCATAGGATTAAGTACATGTTCTTGGCTATGTATCAcgaaaaggaaaacagaaaacaaacagGAGTCATGTATTCTAGAACATTAACAGCAATGTTTTTCTAAAGACCACAATATCCACACATCAGCAACCTTGAAATTAAATAAGCTTCAGCTACTCCAATTCAATGGAGAATTGTCTGGATGTTGTCATCAGGTAGGTTTATTTAGAACCAGATTCATAGTCTATGACTGTCTCAAAAGCCCCAACCAGTGCCTTCACCTTGTTCTTTCTCTCCTCAAGTAGCTTATTCTTAGTCTCTTCGATCACATCATTGTATGCAGCATGAGATTCCTTCTTGCTTCCTTGTACAACTTGCTTCTTTTGCGAATCAGCTGCATCTGGtgctttttcttcttcatgaacATTTTTCACTACTTGATCTTGTCCTTCATGGGGCTTAAGTTCCTCACTTCCTTCATTACCTTGGTTCATGTCTTCATGCTTCTTTTCTTCACCCACAAGTTCTTCATCAGAAACTGCATTGTCGTTCACAATGTTCTCTTCCACTCTTTCTTTATCAACAGCCTCAACTTTAGCCTCATCTGCGATACCCTCTTCAGGGTTAGCATTAGCGTTGATGCTTTCTTCTAATTTGCCATTATTATCCTCTCCTTCAAGTTGGTCTTCGTTTTCTTGATGCAACTCAGTTTCTGTTTCTTCAACCGGTTTAGCTAATGCGGAGACATTAATTTCTCCTCCAGCGACCGTGGGAATGTTAGAACCCTTGATGAGCTTCTCATCTTCACCATTGTTAACTTCAGTTTCTTCAGCATCAATATGCACTTCCTCATTTTCAGCCTTTGGTGAATCAGAAGGAACTTGTTCCTCGCTCACATCATTCAGTATCTCTTCAGTTTCATGAGCCAAGAAAGACTCTTCATTGCTTTCTAGCATGGTTTCAAGATCCAAATTGAGAGTTCCATCATGACTAACTGGCTCCTTCGGCAAAACAGGAGCATTGGTCACTTTCTTGTTAGAGAGACTAATACTCCTCCCTATTGTCCTTGTAGTCAGTGGCTGATGAGATTTTCCTGGCTTATGTGTTGGGGCATTCCTGTCCACAACAGTTTTTGGTGAAGTAacattttttgatgaaaaagatgaagatcGGGCAGTGCCTATTATTCTGTCCCGACCCAGTCTCTCTTTAGGATCTGATGAGGGGTCTAGTTTTTGTACATGGTGATGAAGAGATGGAGGCCTATCAAAGGATCTTCTTCTAAGAAGAGCAGGCTTTTGAGTGGTGTCTTCATGGCCAGTTTTCTTAACTTGTTTTAAGGGCTCAGGTCTTGAGCTAAACGTAGGCTTGAGGTAGTTTGGGATAGGTTTTCCTGATGGGGTGCTGGAATTATCCTTGTTCGTGGAGCCTGATGAAGGGCTGGCTGGTCTTGAAACTCCTTGCTTGCGAGTACTCGTGTGAGGATGTGAAGAGGGTGTggccttcttctccttcttcaagGTGCTATTGGTTGCACTTGTTgccatatattttcaagtttttgagcTCAAAAACTTCTGAAAGATCCTGCATTATCACAGGAACCCACAATCTGTAATGAATTGCTCGATTTCTATTGTCAGAATAGATTAGTACTTCTTGTCTTGTTTCTACATTTGGGTTAGCGAAGTTTTTTTCTATCTATGATTTTATGTCCAATAAACAAGCAAAATTTCCATAATATTTGTCCAATCATATGCTCAAAAAATCACAATGTATGTCTCTAATTTGCTTCATTTCCACCCATTTAATGGAACCGAAATGATGCAATTTGCAAACCTTCATTTATATATCAGCATAAACTAGTATCTTAAAGCTCATTTATTGCACCATTCTCTTTGCCATTGCTCATGTCGTTGACCAAGGTTTAATTTATGTTCTATAGGCAAAGGCCGGTTACATTCAAACAAATTAAGGGAAATGATTCGTATTCACAATGAATCTTATTTCTCGGGAAAAGAATAGCAAGCTTGAAAACTTCATCGTTTATGGACAAGAAGAAAGGAATTGGTGACATGATTTTTGTCATCTAGGGCAAGGTTTCATTCATGTCTAGGGCAAGTGGGTACattcaaatgaaagaaaaaaaaaatctgaagctAAAATGATTCTTAATTATTCTTGAAGATTTCTTATTATATATGGAACAAAAGAAAGGAATTGGtgacatgaatttatttatttttagcaaacaCTTTGTTGAAGACCATATAGAAATTAAATCGATCATGCTAGCTAGAAACGAAAAGaagattttctttgtttggtttcttgtaagacaaacaaattacaaactaatcaaaaaacaatagaaatacAATAGAGATTGACATTACAAGCAAAAAGAGAGCGAGAGATGGCTTGAAATACATGTTTCGTACCTTGATCAAGGCAAGGAAATGGGGCGAGGAAGAGTAATATTGTTGATTGCTATGCCatgagaaagcaaaagaaatgaGTATATGAAGAAAGGAGAGGAGATATGGTTATTGGGATTGATAAAGGAGAGTGAATTGcgcaaaacaaaaggagaaacgGTGGTGGCTTTGGTTGTGGAGATCATGGAAGGCCATGAAATCAAGTAATGATAGATCATCGATATCAAGCAACCTAGACATGTGGAGGAGGGAATGTTGACCTTTTCAATGCTTAGAAACTTAATTCTCTTTCTCGGTACTCACGTACACATAACAACGTTTTTAGTTGTAATTAAGCTGTTAATTAAAGGAATAATTATCAAGTGTAGGTAGTTTCATTATAAGGTATGGTagttatcaaaacaattatatataagttGTATGATAGAATACATCATCTAAGATTAGATGATGTCTAGAGTATTAAAAATTGTGGCCATGTCACAGTAATGGTAACCACATCAAGTCTTAATTAAACTCTCTTTGTTGGCTCACATGGTCAACCatatagataaatattttttattttttttacattaataaattatattaaaatcatccaaaaacatttaaaaacattaaatttatattttttaggtgaaaagtaattttaaaaataattttttcaagtgaaaagtaattttaaaaatattttaaaaaacaaaagtattcACGGTATTAAATAGATACTTAATGAGTTGGATTAAGTTATGTAACTTTCTaagaatttattagaaaaattatgaataaattagtttaaatattgattttttttaatttaaatatgatgggaaagaaacttaattttcaaaattttatttaagaattggTAAATGTCAaatatgtaaaaagaaaaacacagagaaagCCTCGATACAACCGATCTAATTCATCTgacaattaatttattgattaaatagAAACAAGAAGGAAACTTGGGTtgattactttaaaaaaaaatcatttacaaaTCAAAGAGATCAAATC includes:
- the LOC18107537 gene encoding uncharacterized protein LOC18107537 gives rise to the protein MATSATNSTLKKEKKATPSSHPHTSTRKQGVSRPASPSSGSTNKDNSSTPSGKPIPNYLKPTFSSRPEPLKQVKKTGHEDTTQKPALLRRRSFDRPPSLHHHVQKLDPSSDPKERLGRDRIIGTARSSSFSSKNVTSPKTVVDRNAPTHKPGKSHQPLTTRTIGRSISLSNKKVTNAPVLPKEPVSHDGTLNLDLETMLESNEESFLAHETEEILNDVSEEQVPSDSPKAENEEVHIDAEETEVNNGEDEKLIKGSNIPTVAGGEINVSALAKPVEETETELHQENEDQLEGEDNNGKLEESINANANPEEGIADEAKVEAVDKERVEENIVNDNAVSDEELVGEEKKHEDMNQGNEGSEELKPHEGQDQVVKNVHEEEKAPDAADSQKKQVVQGSKKESHAAYNDVIEETKNKLLEERKNKVKALVGAFETVIDYESGSK